In a single window of the Acidobacteriota bacterium genome:
- a CDS encoding sigma-54-dependent Fis family transcriptional regulator, which yields MNQENDNRPERILLIDDEEIMHDVVSTLLRKEKYHLDTAFNGDTGLELFSSQPCDLVLLDFMLPGRDGLEVLREIRQMDANAVVIMITAFGTIENAVQAVKDGAYDFVAKPFKNEEMLLVIKNGLQKRRLVMENLYLRQSFLVQASFDAIIGKSHGMQEIFRLIQQVAPTKSTVLIVGESGTGKELVAKAIHNCSTRADQPFIPLNCGNIPGELLESELFGYKKGAFTGAVATKKGLFEAAGGGTIFLDEIGNLSMELQAKLLRVIQEREFRRLGDLESIKVDVRLLSASNEDLKDLVAQGRFREDLFYRLNVIKMDIPPLRKRPEDIPLLVHHFVEKYCRENEKPLCTLDKQAMGILMNHAWPGNVRELENALERAVVLSGEDRIITPDLFPPELLPQAAPMPRPPDMLPEGVSLKDALASYERNLILAALERSGGSQKRAAQSLGLNATTLNEKIKRLGIRTTAGPEPATLP from the coding sequence ATGAACCAGGAAAACGACAACCGGCCCGAACGAATCCTCCTCATCGACGACGAGGAGATCATGCACGACGTGGTCTCCACCCTCCTGCGGAAGGAGAAGTACCACCTGGACACCGCCTTCAACGGCGACACCGGCCTCGAGCTCTTCTCCTCGCAGCCCTGCGACCTCGTGCTGCTCGATTTCATGCTCCCCGGGCGGGACGGCCTCGAGGTCCTGCGGGAGATCCGCCAGATGGACGCCAACGCCGTGGTCATCATGATCACGGCCTTCGGGACCATTGAGAACGCGGTCCAGGCGGTCAAGGACGGGGCCTACGACTTCGTGGCCAAGCCTTTCAAGAACGAGGAGATGCTCCTCGTCATCAAGAACGGGCTCCAGAAGCGGCGCCTGGTGATGGAGAACCTCTACCTGCGCCAGAGCTTCCTGGTCCAGGCCTCCTTCGACGCCATCATCGGGAAATCCCACGGCATGCAGGAGATCTTCCGGCTCATCCAGCAGGTGGCCCCCACCAAGAGCACGGTCCTGATCGTCGGGGAGAGCGGAACCGGAAAGGAACTGGTGGCCAAGGCCATCCACAACTGCTCCACCCGGGCGGACCAGCCCTTCATCCCCCTCAACTGCGGCAACATCCCCGGGGAACTCCTCGAGAGCGAGCTGTTCGGTTACAAGAAAGGCGCGTTCACCGGCGCCGTCGCCACCAAGAAGGGCCTTTTCGAAGCCGCCGGCGGCGGGACCATCTTCCTGGACGAGATCGGGAACCTCAGCATGGAACTCCAGGCCAAGCTCCTCCGTGTCATCCAGGAGCGGGAATTCCGGCGGTTGGGGGACCTCGAGAGCATCAAGGTGGACGTCCGCCTTCTCTCCGCCTCCAACGAGGACCTCAAGGACCTGGTCGCCCAGGGCCGGTTCCGGGAAGACCTCTTCTATCGCCTCAACGTCATCAAGATGGACATCCCGCCCCTGCGGAAGCGCCCGGAGGACATCCCGCTGCTGGTCCACCACTTCGTCGAGAAGTACTGCCGGGAGAACGAAAAACCGCTCTGCACCCTCGACAAGCAGGCCATGGGGATCCTCATGAACCACGCCTGGCCCGGCAACGTGCGGGAACTCGAGAACGCCCTGGAGCGGGCCGTGGTCTTGAGCGGCGAAGACCGGATCATCACCCCCGACCTGTTCCCCCCCGAGCTCCTCCCCCAGGCCGCCCCCATGCCCCGCCCGCCCGACATGCTGCCGGAAGGGGTCTCCCTCAAGGACGCCCTGGCGTCCTACGAACGGAACCTCATCCTGGCCGCACTGGAGCGGTCGGGGGGAAGCCAGAAGCGGGCCGCCCAGTCCCTGGGGCTCAACGCCACCACCCTGAACGAGAAGATCAAGCGACTGGGGATCCGGACCACCGCCGGGCCGGAACCTGCGACCCTGCCCTGA